In Salvelinus sp. IW2-2015 linkage group LG23, ASM291031v2, whole genome shotgun sequence, a genomic segment contains:
- the LOC111950105 gene encoding nuclear pore complex protein Nup98-Nup96 isoform X4: protein MFNKSFGAPFGGGAGGFGTSSTFGQQNTSFGAATGGFGASAFGATNNTGGLFGATQNKPGGLFGSSTFSQPVTSSTSSGFGFGVSSGTSTSLFGSTNTGGGGGLFSQQSNAFGAAKPASFGTFGTSTASTGGLFGATNSNPFGGXSTSLFGASGFTQQAAQPGTTVKFNPPTGSDTMVKGGVTASINTKHQCITAMKEYENKSLEELRFEDYQAGRKGPTNPMAAPTGGIFGAAAAATPSTGATGLFGSSATNTGFSFGQAKTTFGTSAGGFGAATGSLFGQQQPQQAQQAVSLFKPFGQATTTPNTGFSFGNTSTMGQPQQTSTMGGLFGATAASQAGGLFGNTAQTAPATGFGTGTGLFGQTNTAFGNVGTQGLFGNKTAGFGVTTTSAPSFGTGTGLFGNKPALTLGTATNTSNFGFGPTAAGGSLFGNKTAAGGLGTGLGASFGAVGTGQMSLFGNNKTLGSTLGTMGGFGVQGFSTGNSTLGFGAPQQPVAVTDPNAVAAQQAVLQQQINALAYSPFGDSPLFRNPLSDPKKKEERLKPTNPVAQKALTTPTHYKLTPRPATRVRPKALTSSGSSKSQLFDGLDDDEPSLTNGAFMPRKSIKKLVLKNLNGSSLYSSPLNRDSDDLSSPPEYPLNGLGASVDEDDDVREVVEGGAEDDLEIKFYAKPSLQDTISELNAHRMGAGGRNGLQVSSEDISLGDDSIQEERVEEGPPHPAGIVLGRVGYYTIPAMDELAKMVDENGVCVVENFTVGRKGYGSVFFHGEVNVTGLNLDEIVHFRRKEVIVYLDDKNKPPEGEGLNRRAEVTLDGVWPNDKTTCTQIKSPERLSEMNYEGRLENASRKQGARFLEYRSETGSWVFEVAHFSKYGLQDSDEDKEVPLKVDPKKLKTATRLPPGLQQLPPSQQQVAPQAQSTAVLELLNRVLEVDSDMADITQDAPGESMLGEEEGESGIGEKGSRLGNVTPTEHDSVSASSQIASSLGINPHTLQIMKASLFAEDDDGDMFQEQGGMTSSLDVASPHIHLPGTQGRPSIGGXLQTRFSSAGLFFQLPDVPFGGGLPGRLSKSRVSPAVPEPSRVSPWPSFLLTAPPPEATVRTVGARRLGGPVDPENSVTLGKGRLLMDAALFTGRSFRVGWGPGWTLVHCGDGLSGAGDKEQDHGDTGATGFGFLPKPAKSRRLSDSPFKVVIEQVVGLELRDSEESQAVYQRPLEISLKHSSISTEGACPFIQPQSGVAALHEYAEWITDLNQEAGAGDVLGHWAQVWTLCXALWGRRCSAVPGTSGYLQQMERRRSFSAWLSHSATQRIEQEVGLNQGGGNVDAIFSYLTGHRISDACRLAQKSGDHRLSLLLSQAVGXQYGRELLALQLGDWNRMQTDSFLPEERLRIFALLAGKPVWQSTDCEVNVCSELDWKRCMAVHLWYMLPPTASIAEALAKYEAAFQGSAEGQKYACAPLPPYLDQSDQPDMEEEESKRPLYDICFHLLKLYSDRHYSLQQLLDPLAVTWECLDYRLSWHLWSVLQALHYTHLSPARQGLIHTSYAAQLESAGLWDMAIYVLLHIPDNTLRERAVREMLQLHCPLLETEESAKKEHFLTERLLIPEQWLHQAKATRARRDTDRHGEALHLYRAGHWNLCHSLVIQHLASDCIINDNHEYLLVFLEGLAVPERSSVIQDWDTAGRVYLDYIGVIQTLHAIQQMDSTGYELECLHTKVTSLCSRIELLPCSTAKDRLAQSEMAKCVANILRVVLSLQQGGEIPLSQLASNIGRLPMPEDYALEELRSLTQSYLRQLIVS, encoded by the exons atgttcaACAAGTCGTTTGGTGCTCCCTTTGGGGGAGGGGCTGGAGGATTTGGGACTTCATCCACATTTGGGCAACAAA ACACTAGCTTTGGGGCGGCAACAGGTGGCTTCGGAGCCTCAGCGTTTGGGGCGACCAACAACACTGGAGGACTCTTTGGGGCAACGCAGAATAAACCAG GtggcctttttggttccagtacCTTCAGCCAGCCCGTGACGTCATCCACCAGTAGCGGCTTTGGCTTTGGCGTGTCCAGCGGCACCTCCACCAGCCTGTTCGGCAGCACCAACACGGGCGGCGGCGGAGGACTCTTCTCCCAGCAGAGCAATGCCTTCGGCGCTGCCAAACCAGCCTCATTTGGCA cgTTCGGTACGAGCACGGCCAGCACTGGGGGGCTGTTTGGGGCGACCAACTCCAACCCTTTCGGAGGGGRGTCTACCTCCCTGTTCGGAGCATCAGGGTTTACCCAGCAGGCTGCCCAGCCAGGCACCACTGTCAAGTTCAAC CCTCCAACAGGAAGTGACACCATGGTGAAAGGGGGTGTGACGGCAAGCATCAACACCAAGCACCAGTGCATCACGGCCATGAAGGAGTATGAGAACAAATCACTGGAG GAGCTGAGGTTTGAGGACTACCAGGCAGGGAGGAAGGGACCCACTAACCCTATGGCTGCACCAACAGGGGGTATCTTTGGGGCTGCAGCCGCAGCCACCCCCAGTACAGGGGCTACAGGGCTGTTTGGCTCCTCAGCCACTAACACAGGCTTCTCCTTTGGCCAGGCCAAAACCACCTTCGGAACTA GTGCGGGTGGGTTTGGTGCAGCCACAGGCAGTCTGTTTGGGCAGCAGCAGCCCCAGCAGGCCCAGCAGGCAGTCAGCCTGTTCAAGCCCTTCGGCCAGGCCACAACCACCCCCAACACAGGCTTCTCCTTCGGCAACACCAGCACCATGGGCCAGCCCCAACAAACCAGCACCATG GGGGGTCTGTTTGGGGCCACGGCAGCATCCCAGGCAGGGGGGTTGTTTGGAAATACCGCTCAGACCGCACCAGCTACGGGCTTTGGGACAGGCACCGGACTCTTTGGACAAACCAACACCGCTTTCGGCAACGTCGGCACACAG GGCTTGTTTGGTAATAAAACGGCAGGGTTTGGTGTCACCACTACCAGCGCCCCGTCGTTTGGCACGGGCACCGGCCTCTTCGGCAACAAACCTGCCCTCACTCTCGGAACAGCTACCAACACATCCAACTTTG GTTTTGGACCCACTGCTGCTGGCGGAAGCCTTTTTGGGAACAAGACTGCAGCAGGAGGACTAGGGACCGGGCTGGGAGCCAGCTTTGGAGCAG TAGGCACTGGCCAGATGTCTCTGTTTGGGAATAACAAGACGCTGGGTTCTACTCTGGGAACAATGGGAGGTTTTGGAGTGCAGGGATTCAGCACAGGAAACAGCACTCTGGGCTTCGGAGCGCCACAACAGCCCGTTG CGGTGACGGACCCTAACGCGGTGGCGGCCCAGCAGGCAGTGCTGCAGCAGCAGATCAATGCTCTGGCCTACTCCCCCTTCGGAGACTCCCCCCTCTTCAGAAACCCCCTCTCTGATCCCAAGAAGAAGGAGGAGCGTCTGAAGCCCACCAATCCAGTGGCCCAGAAGGCGTTGACCACGCCAACTCACTACAAACTGACACCGCGACCTGCGACACGTGTGCGGCCCAAAGCTCTGACATCATCGGGCTCTTCCAAGTCCCAGCTGTTTGATGGGTTGGATGACGACGAGCCTTCTCTCACCAACGGAGCCTTCATGCCCAG GAAGAGCATCAAGAAGCTGGTGCTGAAGAACCTGAATGGCAGCAGCCTGTACAGCAGCCCGCTCAACAGAGACTCCGACGACCTGTCCTCTCCACCAGAGTACCCCCTCAACGGACTcgg TGCCAGTGTGGACGAGGATGATGATgtgagggaggtggtggagggaggagcagaggacGACCTGGAGATCAAGTTCTACGCCAAGCCCAGCCTGCAGGACACCATCTCAGAGCTCAATGCCCATAGGATGGGGGCTGGGGGCAGGAACGGGCTGCAG GTGAGCAGCGAGGACATATCGCTGGGAGATGACTCCATACAGGAGGAGCGAGTGGAGGAGGGCCCCCCCCACCCTGCAGGTATCGTTCTGGGCCGTGTGGGCTACTACACCATCCCTGCCATGGACGAGCTGGCCAAAATGGTGGATGAAAacggggtgtgtgtggtggaaaaCTTCACCGTGGGCAGAAAAG GTTACGGCTCCGTGTTCTTCCATGGTGAGGTGAACGTGACGGGGCTGAACCTGGATGAGATTGTCCACTTCAGACGTAAAGAGGTCATCGTCTACCTCGACGACAAGAACAAGCCCCCTGAGGGGGAGGGGCTCAACAG GcgagcagaggtgactctggatGGGGTGTGGCCTAATGATAAGACCACCTGTACTCAAATAAAGAGCCCTGAGCGTCTGTCTGAGATGAACTACGAGGGCCGCCTGGAGAACGCCTCACGCAAACAGGGCGCCCGCTTCCTCGAGTACCGCTCCGAGACGGGGTCCTGGGTGTTTGAG GTGGCTCATTTCTCTAAGTACGGCCTGCAGGACTCTGACGAGGATAAGGAAGTCCCTCTCAAAGTGGACCCTAAGAAGCTGAAGACGGCAACAAGACTTCCACCAGGGCTGCAGCAGCTGCCTCCCTCCCAGCAGCAGGTGGCGCCACAGGCTCAG TCCACAGCAGTGCTGGAGCTGCTGAATCGCGTATTGGAGGTGGACAGTGATATGGCCGACATTACCCAGGATGCCCCAGGGGAGAGCATgttgggggaggaggaaggggagagtggCATAGGGGAGAAGGGAAGTCGGCTGGGAAATGTGACCCCTACGGAACACGACTCTGTCTCAGCGTCCAGTCAGATCGCCTCCTCGCTGGGGATCAACCCTCACACACTACAG ATTATGAAGGCATCGCTGTTTGCTGAGGACGATGATGGTGACATGTTCCAGGAGCAGGGAGGGATGACAAGTTCTCTAGACGTGGCCTCTCCTCACATCCACCTGCCTGGCACGCAGGGCAGGCCCTCCA TCGGTGGTCWCCTGCAGACTCGTTTCAGCAGTGCCGGTCTCTTCTTTCAGCTCCCTGACGTGCCCTTTGGTGGGGGCCTTCCCGGCAGGCTGTCCAAGTCTCGGGTGTCGCCGGCGGTGCCTGAGCCTTCGCGGGTCTCCCCCTGGCCCTCTTTTCTTTTGACAGCCCCACCGCCCGAGGCCACTGTACGGACAGTAGGGGCTCGGCGCCTGGGGGGACCTGTGGACCCAGAGAACTCAGTCACACTGGGGAAG GGCCGTCTTCTGATGGATGCGGCTTTGTTCACGGGCCGGTCATTTCGTGTGGGCTGGGGTCCTGGCTGGACTCTGGTCCACTGTGGAGACGGGCTAAGTGGGGCCGGGGACAAGGAGCAGGACCACGGAGACACAGGAGCTACAGGCTTTGGATTCCTGCCCAAACCTGCCAAGAGTAGACG ACTGTCCGACAGTCCATTCAAGGTGGTGATCGAGCAGGTGGTTGGTCTGGAGCTGCGGGACAGTGAGGAGAGCCAAGCGGTGTACCAGCGGCCCCTGGAGATCAGCTTGAAGCACAGCAGCATCAGTACAGAGGGGGCCTGCCCCTTCATCCAGCCCCAGAGCGGTGTGGCCGCCCTGCACGAGTACGCAGAGTGGATTACTGACCTCAACCAGGAGGCTGGTGCTGGAGATG TCCTGGGTCACTGGGCTCAGGTGTGGACTCTGTGTGAMGCCCTGTGGGGCCGACGGTGTTCAGCAGTGCCTGGTACCAGTGGCTACCTGCagcagatggagaggagaaggagcttCTCAGCTTGGCTGTCCCACAGTGCCACCCAGAGGATCGAGCAGGAAGTGGGCCTGAACCAGGGGGGAGGAAACGTGGATGCCATCTTTAGCTACCTGACTGGACACCGGATCAGTGATGCCTGCAGGCTGGCTCAGAAGAGTG GGGACCACCGTCTCTCCCTGCTGCTGTCCCAGGCGGTGGGCTSTCAGTACGGCCGGGAGCTGCTGGCACTGCAGCTTGGAGACTGGAACAGGATGCAGACAGACTCTTTCCTGCCTGAGGAGAGGCTACGGATCTTTGCCCTTCTCGCTGGGAAACCT GTGTGGCAGTCTACAGACTGTGAGGTGAATGTGTGTTCAGAACTGGACTGGAAGCGTTGTATGgcggtccacctgtggtacatgcTGCCTCCCACCGCCTCCATTGCTGAAGCCCTGGCCAAGTACGAGGCTGCCTTCCAGGGCTCTGCTGAGGGTCAGAAGTATGCCTGCGCCCCCCTTCCCCCCTACCTCGACCAATCAGACCAGCCGGACATGGAGGAGGAAGAGTCTAAACGGCCGCTTTACGATATCTGCTTCCACCTGCTCAAACTCTACAGCGACAG gcACTACAGCCTGCAGCAGTTGTTGGACCCCCTGGCGGTGACGTGGGAGTGTCTTGACTACCGTCTGAGCTGGCACCTGTGGTCGGTCCTGCAGGCGCTGCACTACACACACCTCAGCCCCGCCCGACAGGGCCTCATACACACCAGCTATGCTGCCCAGCTGGAGAGTGCTGGCCTCTGGGACATGGCCATCTACGTACTGCTGCACATACCTGACAACAC GCTGCGTGAGCGGGCGGTGAGGGAGATGCTGCAGCTGCACTGCCCCCTGCTGGAGACGGAGGAGTCTGCCAAGAAAGAGCACTTTCTCACAGAGAGACTACTGATCCCAGAACAGTGGCTCCACCAGGCCAAAGCTACCAGAGCcagaagagacacagacagacacggagAGGCCCTTCACCTGTACAGAGCAGGACACTGGAACCTCTGCCACAGTCTGGTCATACAGCACCTTGCCTCAG ATTGCATCATTAATGATAACCATGAGTACCTCTTGGTGTTCCTGGAGGGGCTTGCAGTTCCTGAGCGCAGTTCTGTGATCCAGGACTGGGACACGGCTGGCAGAGTCTACCTGGACTACATCGGAGTCATACAGACCCTACACGCCATACAACAG atggaCAGTACTGGTTACGAGCTGGAGTGTCTACACACTAAGGTGACGTCACTCTGCAGCAGGATAGAGCTCCTCCCTTGCTCCACCGCCAAGGACCGCCTCGCCCAATCAG aGATGGCCAAGTGTGTGGCTAACATCCTGCGTGTGGTGTTGAGTCTGCAGCAGGGTGGTGAGATTCCCTTGTCCCAGCTTGCGTCCAACATCGGCCGTCTGCCCATGCCCGAGGACTATGCTCTCGAGGAGCTCCGCAGTCTCACCCAATCATATCTGAGACAGCTCATTGTCAGCTAA
- the LOC111950105 gene encoding nuclear pore complex protein Nup98-Nup96 isoform X3: MFNKSFGAPFGGGAGGFGTSSTFGQQNTSFGAATGGFGASAFGATNNTGGLFGATQNKPGGLFGSSTFSQPVTSSTSSGFGFGVSSGTSTSLFGSTNTGGGGGLFSQQSNAFGAAKPASFGTFGTSTASTGGLFGATNSNPFGGXSTSLFGASGFTQQAAQPGTTVKFNPPTGSDTMVKGGVTASINTKHQCITAMKEYENKSLEELRFEDYQAGRKGPTNPMAAPTGGIFGAAAAATPSTGATGLFGSSATNTGFSFGQAKTTFGTSAGGFGAATGSLFGQQQPQQAQQAVSLFKPFGQATTTPNTGFSFGNTSTMGQPQQTSTMGGLFGATAASQAGGLFGNTAQTAPATGFGTGTGLFGQTNTAFGNVGTQQGLFGNKTAGFGVTTTSAPSFGTGTGLFGNKPALTLGTATNTSNFGFGPTAAGGSLFGNKTAAGGLGTGLGASFGAVGTGQMSLFGNNKTLGSTLGTMGGFGVQGFSTGNSTLGFGAPQQPVAVTDPNAVAAQQAVLQQQINALAYSPFGDSPLFRNPLSDPKKKEERLKPTNPVAQKALTTPTHYKLTPRPATRVRPKALTSSGSSKSQLFDGLDDDEPSLTNGAFMPRKSIKKLVLKNLNGSSLYSSPLNRDSDDLSSPPEYPLNGLGASVDEDDDVREVVEGGAEDDLEIKFYAKPSLQDTISELNAHRMGAGGRNGLQVSSEDISLGDDSIQEERVEEGPPHPAGIVLGRVGYYTIPAMDELAKMVDENGVCVVENFTVGRKGYGSVFFHGEVNVTGLNLDEIVHFRRKEVIVYLDDKNKPPEGEGLNRRAEVTLDGVWPNDKTTCTQIKSPERLSEMNYEGRLENASRKQGARFLEYRSETGSWVFEVAHFSKYGLQDSDEDKEVPLKVDPKKLKTATRLPPGLQQLPPSQQQVAPQAQSTAVLELLNRVLEVDSDMADITQDAPGESMLGEEEGESGIGEKGSRLGNVTPTEHDSVSASSQIASSLGINPHTLQIMKASLFAEDDDGDMFQEQGGMTSSLDVASPHIHLPGTQGRPSIGGXLQTRFSSAGLFFQLPDVPFGGGLPGRLSKSRVSPAVPEPSRVSPWPSFLLTAPPPEATVRTVGARRLGGPVDPENSVTLGKGRLLMDAALFTGRSFRVGWGPGWTLVHCGDGLSGAGDKEQDHGDTGATGFGFLPKPAKSRRLSDSPFKVVIEQVVGLELRDSEESQAVYQRPLEISLKHSSISTEGACPFIQPQSGVAALHEYAEWITDLNQEAGAGDVLGHWAQVWTLCXALWGRRCSAVPGTSGYLQQMERRRSFSAWLSHSATQRIEQEVGLNQGGGNVDAIFSYLTGHRISDACRLAQKSGDHRLSLLLSQAVGXQYGRELLALQLGDWNRMQTDSFLPEERLRIFALLAGKPVWQSTDCEVNVCSELDWKRCMAVHLWYMLPPTASIAEALAKYEAAFQGSAEGQKYACAPLPPYLDQSDQPDMEEEESKRPLYDICFHLLKLYSDRHYSLQQLLDPLAVTWECLDYRLSWHLWSVLQALHYTHLSPARQGLIHTSYAAQLESAGLWDMAIYVLLHIPDNTLRERAVREMLQLHCPLLETEESAKKEHFLTERLLIPEQWLHQAKATRARRDTDRHGEALHLYRAGHWNLCHSLVIQHLASDCIINDNHEYLLVFLEGLAVPERSSVIQDWDTAGRVYLDYIGVIQTLHAIQQMDSTGYELECLHTKVTSLCSRIELLPCSTAKDRLAQSEMAKCVANILRVVLSLQQGGEIPLSQLASNIGRLPMPEDYALEELRSLTQSYLRQLIVS; this comes from the exons atgttcaACAAGTCGTTTGGTGCTCCCTTTGGGGGAGGGGCTGGAGGATTTGGGACTTCATCCACATTTGGGCAACAAA ACACTAGCTTTGGGGCGGCAACAGGTGGCTTCGGAGCCTCAGCGTTTGGGGCGACCAACAACACTGGAGGACTCTTTGGGGCAACGCAGAATAAACCAG GtggcctttttggttccagtacCTTCAGCCAGCCCGTGACGTCATCCACCAGTAGCGGCTTTGGCTTTGGCGTGTCCAGCGGCACCTCCACCAGCCTGTTCGGCAGCACCAACACGGGCGGCGGCGGAGGACTCTTCTCCCAGCAGAGCAATGCCTTCGGCGCTGCCAAACCAGCCTCATTTGGCA cgTTCGGTACGAGCACGGCCAGCACTGGGGGGCTGTTTGGGGCGACCAACTCCAACCCTTTCGGAGGGGRGTCTACCTCCCTGTTCGGAGCATCAGGGTTTACCCAGCAGGCTGCCCAGCCAGGCACCACTGTCAAGTTCAAC CCTCCAACAGGAAGTGACACCATGGTGAAAGGGGGTGTGACGGCAAGCATCAACACCAAGCACCAGTGCATCACGGCCATGAAGGAGTATGAGAACAAATCACTGGAG GAGCTGAGGTTTGAGGACTACCAGGCAGGGAGGAAGGGACCCACTAACCCTATGGCTGCACCAACAGGGGGTATCTTTGGGGCTGCAGCCGCAGCCACCCCCAGTACAGGGGCTACAGGGCTGTTTGGCTCCTCAGCCACTAACACAGGCTTCTCCTTTGGCCAGGCCAAAACCACCTTCGGAACTA GTGCGGGTGGGTTTGGTGCAGCCACAGGCAGTCTGTTTGGGCAGCAGCAGCCCCAGCAGGCCCAGCAGGCAGTCAGCCTGTTCAAGCCCTTCGGCCAGGCCACAACCACCCCCAACACAGGCTTCTCCTTCGGCAACACCAGCACCATGGGCCAGCCCCAACAAACCAGCACCATG GGGGGTCTGTTTGGGGCCACGGCAGCATCCCAGGCAGGGGGGTTGTTTGGAAATACCGCTCAGACCGCACCAGCTACGGGCTTTGGGACAGGCACCGGACTCTTTGGACAAACCAACACCGCTTTCGGCAACGTCGGCACACAG CAGGGCTTGTTTGGTAATAAAACGGCAGGGTTTGGTGTCACCACTACCAGCGCCCCGTCGTTTGGCACGGGCACCGGCCTCTTCGGCAACAAACCTGCCCTCACTCTCGGAACAGCTACCAACACATCCAACTTTG GTTTTGGACCCACTGCTGCTGGCGGAAGCCTTTTTGGGAACAAGACTGCAGCAGGAGGACTAGGGACCGGGCTGGGAGCCAGCTTTGGAGCAG TAGGCACTGGCCAGATGTCTCTGTTTGGGAATAACAAGACGCTGGGTTCTACTCTGGGAACAATGGGAGGTTTTGGAGTGCAGGGATTCAGCACAGGAAACAGCACTCTGGGCTTCGGAGCGCCACAACAGCCCGTTG CGGTGACGGACCCTAACGCGGTGGCGGCCCAGCAGGCAGTGCTGCAGCAGCAGATCAATGCTCTGGCCTACTCCCCCTTCGGAGACTCCCCCCTCTTCAGAAACCCCCTCTCTGATCCCAAGAAGAAGGAGGAGCGTCTGAAGCCCACCAATCCAGTGGCCCAGAAGGCGTTGACCACGCCAACTCACTACAAACTGACACCGCGACCTGCGACACGTGTGCGGCCCAAAGCTCTGACATCATCGGGCTCTTCCAAGTCCCAGCTGTTTGATGGGTTGGATGACGACGAGCCTTCTCTCACCAACGGAGCCTTCATGCCCAG GAAGAGCATCAAGAAGCTGGTGCTGAAGAACCTGAATGGCAGCAGCCTGTACAGCAGCCCGCTCAACAGAGACTCCGACGACCTGTCCTCTCCACCAGAGTACCCCCTCAACGGACTcgg TGCCAGTGTGGACGAGGATGATGATgtgagggaggtggtggagggaggagcagaggacGACCTGGAGATCAAGTTCTACGCCAAGCCCAGCCTGCAGGACACCATCTCAGAGCTCAATGCCCATAGGATGGGGGCTGGGGGCAGGAACGGGCTGCAG GTGAGCAGCGAGGACATATCGCTGGGAGATGACTCCATACAGGAGGAGCGAGTGGAGGAGGGCCCCCCCCACCCTGCAGGTATCGTTCTGGGCCGTGTGGGCTACTACACCATCCCTGCCATGGACGAGCTGGCCAAAATGGTGGATGAAAacggggtgtgtgtggtggaaaaCTTCACCGTGGGCAGAAAAG GTTACGGCTCCGTGTTCTTCCATGGTGAGGTGAACGTGACGGGGCTGAACCTGGATGAGATTGTCCACTTCAGACGTAAAGAGGTCATCGTCTACCTCGACGACAAGAACAAGCCCCCTGAGGGGGAGGGGCTCAACAG GcgagcagaggtgactctggatGGGGTGTGGCCTAATGATAAGACCACCTGTACTCAAATAAAGAGCCCTGAGCGTCTGTCTGAGATGAACTACGAGGGCCGCCTGGAGAACGCCTCACGCAAACAGGGCGCCCGCTTCCTCGAGTACCGCTCCGAGACGGGGTCCTGGGTGTTTGAG GTGGCTCATTTCTCTAAGTACGGCCTGCAGGACTCTGACGAGGATAAGGAAGTCCCTCTCAAAGTGGACCCTAAGAAGCTGAAGACGGCAACAAGACTTCCACCAGGGCTGCAGCAGCTGCCTCCCTCCCAGCAGCAGGTGGCGCCACAGGCTCAG TCCACAGCAGTGCTGGAGCTGCTGAATCGCGTATTGGAGGTGGACAGTGATATGGCCGACATTACCCAGGATGCCCCAGGGGAGAGCATgttgggggaggaggaaggggagagtggCATAGGGGAGAAGGGAAGTCGGCTGGGAAATGTGACCCCTACGGAACACGACTCTGTCTCAGCGTCCAGTCAGATCGCCTCCTCGCTGGGGATCAACCCTCACACACTACAG ATTATGAAGGCATCGCTGTTTGCTGAGGACGATGATGGTGACATGTTCCAGGAGCAGGGAGGGATGACAAGTTCTCTAGACGTGGCCTCTCCTCACATCCACCTGCCTGGCACGCAGGGCAGGCCCTCCA TCGGTGGTCWCCTGCAGACTCGTTTCAGCAGTGCCGGTCTCTTCTTTCAGCTCCCTGACGTGCCCTTTGGTGGGGGCCTTCCCGGCAGGCTGTCCAAGTCTCGGGTGTCGCCGGCGGTGCCTGAGCCTTCGCGGGTCTCCCCCTGGCCCTCTTTTCTTTTGACAGCCCCACCGCCCGAGGCCACTGTACGGACAGTAGGGGCTCGGCGCCTGGGGGGACCTGTGGACCCAGAGAACTCAGTCACACTGGGGAAG GGCCGTCTTCTGATGGATGCGGCTTTGTTCACGGGCCGGTCATTTCGTGTGGGCTGGGGTCCTGGCTGGACTCTGGTCCACTGTGGAGACGGGCTAAGTGGGGCCGGGGACAAGGAGCAGGACCACGGAGACACAGGAGCTACAGGCTTTGGATTCCTGCCCAAACCTGCCAAGAGTAGACG ACTGTCCGACAGTCCATTCAAGGTGGTGATCGAGCAGGTGGTTGGTCTGGAGCTGCGGGACAGTGAGGAGAGCCAAGCGGTGTACCAGCGGCCCCTGGAGATCAGCTTGAAGCACAGCAGCATCAGTACAGAGGGGGCCTGCCCCTTCATCCAGCCCCAGAGCGGTGTGGCCGCCCTGCACGAGTACGCAGAGTGGATTACTGACCTCAACCAGGAGGCTGGTGCTGGAGATG TCCTGGGTCACTGGGCTCAGGTGTGGACTCTGTGTGAMGCCCTGTGGGGCCGACGGTGTTCAGCAGTGCCTGGTACCAGTGGCTACCTGCagcagatggagaggagaaggagcttCTCAGCTTGGCTGTCCCACAGTGCCACCCAGAGGATCGAGCAGGAAGTGGGCCTGAACCAGGGGGGAGGAAACGTGGATGCCATCTTTAGCTACCTGACTGGACACCGGATCAGTGATGCCTGCAGGCTGGCTCAGAAGAGTG GGGACCACCGTCTCTCCCTGCTGCTGTCCCAGGCGGTGGGCTSTCAGTACGGCCGGGAGCTGCTGGCACTGCAGCTTGGAGACTGGAACAGGATGCAGACAGACTCTTTCCTGCCTGAGGAGAGGCTACGGATCTTTGCCCTTCTCGCTGGGAAACCT GTGTGGCAGTCTACAGACTGTGAGGTGAATGTGTGTTCAGAACTGGACTGGAAGCGTTGTATGgcggtccacctgtggtacatgcTGCCTCCCACCGCCTCCATTGCTGAAGCCCTGGCCAAGTACGAGGCTGCCTTCCAGGGCTCTGCTGAGGGTCAGAAGTATGCCTGCGCCCCCCTTCCCCCCTACCTCGACCAATCAGACCAGCCGGACATGGAGGAGGAAGAGTCTAAACGGCCGCTTTACGATATCTGCTTCCACCTGCTCAAACTCTACAGCGACAG gcACTACAGCCTGCAGCAGTTGTTGGACCCCCTGGCGGTGACGTGGGAGTGTCTTGACTACCGTCTGAGCTGGCACCTGTGGTCGGTCCTGCAGGCGCTGCACTACACACACCTCAGCCCCGCCCGACAGGGCCTCATACACACCAGCTATGCTGCCCAGCTGGAGAGTGCTGGCCTCTGGGACATGGCCATCTACGTACTGCTGCACATACCTGACAACAC GCTGCGTGAGCGGGCGGTGAGGGAGATGCTGCAGCTGCACTGCCCCCTGCTGGAGACGGAGGAGTCTGCCAAGAAAGAGCACTTTCTCACAGAGAGACTACTGATCCCAGAACAGTGGCTCCACCAGGCCAAAGCTACCAGAGCcagaagagacacagacagacacggagAGGCCCTTCACCTGTACAGAGCAGGACACTGGAACCTCTGCCACAGTCTGGTCATACAGCACCTTGCCTCAG ATTGCATCATTAATGATAACCATGAGTACCTCTTGGTGTTCCTGGAGGGGCTTGCAGTTCCTGAGCGCAGTTCTGTGATCCAGGACTGGGACACGGCTGGCAGAGTCTACCTGGACTACATCGGAGTCATACAGACCCTACACGCCATACAACAG atggaCAGTACTGGTTACGAGCTGGAGTGTCTACACACTAAGGTGACGTCACTCTGCAGCAGGATAGAGCTCCTCCCTTGCTCCACCGCCAAGGACCGCCTCGCCCAATCAG aGATGGCCAAGTGTGTGGCTAACATCCTGCGTGTGGTGTTGAGTCTGCAGCAGGGTGGTGAGATTCCCTTGTCCCAGCTTGCGTCCAACATCGGCCGTCTGCCCATGCCCGAGGACTATGCTCTCGAGGAGCTCCGCAGTCTCACCCAATCATATCTGAGACAGCTCATTGTCAGCTAA